The Brassica napus cultivar Da-Ae chromosome C7, Da-Ae, whole genome shotgun sequence genomic interval CAACCAGGCGAATAATCAGGTCCGTTCCCAATCCCTCCTCTCTTAGCCCTCCTGATGCCTACGCAGAGATCTCCACTCTCAGCTCTCATGAAGACGATGGAGTCTCCCGCCACAAGCTTCTTCTGGTTCACGAAGTTACTCCACCCTGTAGTGAGGAGATGTCGACGCGGCGTGCCTCTGTAGATATGTCTGAACTTCCATACATCTCCGTGAACATCTTTGGCGAGAATGGTCTGAACAGGCGGCTCGGCGTTGTAATCCAGCCTCGGGAAGATCGTCTCCGCGCAGTAGCGCGGGACAGAGAAGCCCCCACCGTTGTTAGCATCGGACTGAGTCAGAGTCTTGGCAAAGGAAGGAGTCTTCTCGCTGTTACTCTCGAAACCGTTACCTTCTTGACCATCTCCGTACTCGTGATCGTCGTCTTTTAGAGGGATCAGTCTCAGTTTGGCGAAAACCTCGTCGGATTCAGGATCAGCCATGTACTTGATGGCCAAGACACGGCATAAGACCATGGGAGGGATAGGGAGGTTCTTGAAATCTACGTGGTCGTAAGCGTTTTCAGCGTGTCCTTGAGGGAAGTAGAAGACTTTGGAGTTCACAGGTGGCATACGGACCATGCCGCCAGCGCATGCATGCCATAGCTGTGGATCTAAACCTTTCTCTGATCCGCTTTTCATCGGATCCATTACATTTATCATCTCTTTCAAATGTAATAATACCtacaaatgaaaatgaaataaaaagatTATCAGTTTTTGTTTGAACAAAGTAGATAAGACAGAACACAAAAGCATATGctttttttggttgtttgaagtacttttaaaatgttaaaaagctTTTAGTCTTTTGAATCAGTCAACTCTCTTATACCTAACAACCGAGATTTTCccggaaaaaaaaagtttcctgAAAATCCGACAAAAGGGTTATGTCTAGATAGATTCGGTGAGAGATTGAATATGATTATCAAGAAAACTTCAGATAATTCAATAAGAGATTAATAACAGTTCAAGTTTAAAAGCCTGCTCCAGGTTGTGTTGCTAGGAAGATAAAGCAAGAAAGTCACAGATCGGTCACTTTGGGAAGAACTGAAACAGtaaaactttttgaaaagtAGAGAGAAGAACATAGAACAGATCAAGATTAAgctaatcaaattaaaatatcgcACGGAactgattaatattttttaataaagatgAAATTCATACAAGGATTTGATCAAACAGAGAAGATTTAAGACAGAAGTTAAAGAGTTCAAACCTTGAACAGTAGTAGTAGATCTGAGACAAGTTCTTGAAGATTCTGTTCTAAAAAACCCTTCTCTTGGTTTCTTGAGAATCTGAAGATTCTGCAGCTAAGTTTCTGCTTCAGAATCGGATAAGAGTTCACTTTTGCTGTACAGAGGGAAATGAAAAGGGTTCGTGTATATGAAGGAGAAAGGTTTGGCTTtctggaaaataaaataaatatataaaagccATTTATTTTTTCAACTTTCATTAACTCATTCACATGTTGTGATTTTAATcagattaaaaattaaaaattgcaatgttttaaatcatttaaattACGCTCCCAAAATGGTAACAATTTGGTAAGTCAAACCCTTGATTCCGGGCATAAAAATCGACAATACGGagtgtaaaaatatattataaaatgtttatatataacgAAAAATATCGACATACGAGTAAAGAGTTAAATCGCGCACGTGACGGGTCCGCACGTGTCGTCGGTGCTCCCGACATATCTCCTTGAAATCTGATTAGAAGCATCTAATTACTTTactattcaaattttattttctaattcagCCATTAATTGTTCTTTGAATTTACTAATGTTAACCGTTTGGTAATCCcaatatcatttaatttttatcttattgtTTACGGAACACGATAGTTTGTTGATGCTATCCATGTTATCAATTTGCTGTCGCTGACCATGGTTATATTGGTTATTAAGACCACTCTGTTCAAAGGGTAATAACGCGATTTACAAAAACACAGTCCTGCTTTCGTTTTTATGTAATTAATTACAAGACTGTCTAAAATACAGCCTTTATCAGTATGGCACGACTCATAAACCCATATACTACTTATCTCCTGCTAGTATAATATTGTGCATACAAGCATAATATTTAGGTGATCATTGTTTTgctggtttttagattttagtttttaatttttagattttatatttttggtttttagttttagtttttgtttttgcaatagattttttttttttttgaaaaacatgaatggtttttctagattttagtttttagtttttagtttctgtttttaatattaataaaaagaaaatgctATTATCAACAATTAATATGTGTTGATTAGTTTAAAAAACTTACTTAAGTtggatcattattttttttatttgtactaaaaataaatgtaattttttttaaaacaacaaactAGAAAATGttggattttggttttagattttagagtttagattttttattttctaaattttaattttttaataagatttttgttttcctagatttaattaatgtttcttttattttaaaaatttctaaattataaattgatttaaaaacaaacttaaattactaaaagaagatatcaaaaataaataaataataccaATAGATTATTAACAAAACATGTAAACTTTacataaaagtaaatttaaatacTTAAGTTAATTTTATTGACAAGTTTTAGAAATGTTCTtattagaaatttatttttgtattatatatatattaaacagaTGCTTTTTACTAAATCTGATTTGTTTCtagtatatattgttttaattgttttagaaaaacaaaagcCAAAAACTATTTCAAAAACTGGAAACAGTCAACCTCCTAACATTTATTTCAAAGTGATAtcaaaatagatattaaaagATCATTTGCCGTTTACCATTGTATTtcaagattatttatttttactactATTTGACTATGTTTCTATTATATACTTTGATTATCTGAAATAGTTCAATATTTTCAAAGAATATGGTATTTTATACTTTTTGTTTTCATCTATATTAAGAAACATTTTGCTTTTAgtgtcattttatttttgaatagaTTTGGAATCAATTCACATTACATGCGAAGACTAACTAGAATCATCCATTATCATACACACAGTTCAAATATCGGTTTGATACCAAACAGTCCTTCTCTAACCAATATAAGCAACTATATTCAGATGTTTTATTAAACATGCTGCACAGTTTCCTGTATTTTGCTTTGGTTCGTTTCTCAAGTTTTAAATTGCCTTTAGACTTTTGACTAAATAAGTAGTATTGTAAGTAACGATGTAAATGAAAAATGTTGCATAATGTCCGGCATCTAGTATATATGGTATTATGGTTAGTTACTCATGTTTTTACTTGCTTTTtgagtaaataataatattaaaatgtatgcTTAACTTGCAAAGAATGAACTAAATGCTTTTgatatagaaagaaaaaaagaaaacatttggAAAATTTCTCTTGTAAAACTATAACTATGACCCCATGTTTCCAGATATCAATACTACGATGATAGCAAGGCTCAATAAATTTCCGCATGTGTCTTTGTATTTTCTTGTCGTAAGAGATAAGCTTCTCCATTATTACGAAGAGTTTGATCTACGCCATTCGTAAATAAACACTCATTATCcgattagtaaaaaaaaaatcaaattatctACGTGCAGATAAACCTAATATAGTTCAAGATCTATtacatttatgaaatatattatataaattcgcCAAAATCTACGCGATTGACAGTTaagttttttggttaaaaaagtAAACGCAAAACATATTTTAACACTTTTTCTGAACAACTTTTGACAGTGATTTTATCATCACATTTTTGCCATTGTGTCAGCTTTTTATAGTAATGTTTATGCGAACCCGAAAATACTATTCCAgttcaaaattaaaacattactAAAGTTTAAACAGTAATATGAACAAGAATTCATAACAAGAAATCAACaatgagaaaacatatttgacCAGAGGGCATAACACGTGCGACTAACCATGGTTAATTTTGAAGTGTCTgtttatatattgttatattGTAGGTCAACATTAGGACTCTCCTTGTCAATAGTTATTAACGTGTGTCTCCGTTTATGTCCATTCAGTAATATTTGCATGTCACGAGGGCAATTTCGTCACAGAGATAAACCAGTGGATCTGAAATCTGATCTCTGAATGTCTTCTTTAGTCGGTCAGATTTGGTTTTGCATGTAAATACTCCTCATGTTTGACCATACGTTTTGATGCGTGCCAATTGAAGattgttaatatttttctaataggtataatttatagttttgtaCGCCAAGTTTAGAATTATATACTCCTTGGGACTTTGATAATGTCAAGTAAAATTAATACTTAGAAATCCGTAGATTAAAGGACCAAGTATTTAATTACGAGAAcattagtataatattttttttatcattaagaACTTTGCTGTAGTCTCTTCTCAGCGTTAACTTTGTACTTGCAAATTGATCGCGTTTAGTTATTCTTGTTCTTGCGAGTGCACAAGTGTACTAATAAAAGTTTTATGTAGAGATGGCAAAATTTGAACCTGCCCGCGGGTCTAGCCCGTTTGAACCTGTTGCGGGGCGGGAATGGCTACTAAGATCCAGGCCCGAATTTTTTACGGGCTTCGCGGGATGAGCTTGTGCGGGATCGGGCCAGAAGCGGGATGGGTTCGGTGTATCCCGCGGGACGCGCGGGGATCCGCAAAGACTGGTCTCTATCATTGATCATCGTACGTTCTTTCACCACTCCTTTCAGTACATCGAGTATTTGCTTCGGTTAGGTCATAAACAACTTGATCAACTCAAAAGTCCTGATATGGTTTCCATCTCCTCTGTGAAGATCAACTAGTCTCGGTCTTGATTACATCCCAGGTCATAAACAACTTGATAAACTCAAAAGTCCTTAACCGGCAAATTCACTTACTGTGCACTTTTACCTGCAACGCAAGTTACACAGTGAAGCTGGACTCTCTTGACGTACTCTCTTGACGTTCTCTTTCTCCATCACAAGCATGTTACCATACTCCATAAGCTTCTCAAGAGTCATCTCCGGCTGCTCGAACACTGGAGGACCTTCCCTCGAGTTCACCAGCCTCTTGCTTATCTTCTCCACTCCTAGTCCCTCAACGAACTTCCTCACCTCATCATCGTACACTCTCGCCCTCAATGCACCAACAAACATAAAggtactaatattttttttattaccgATGGATTGGCCAGGGAACTGGTCAACAAGCGTGACAATGTCTTCATCCTTGATCTTGTCGGTCCTGAAGATACCCTTGCAAACACCGATACGGTCCTCACGGGTCGGGGCCCAGTAGAACTTCTCCATACGTCCATCAAGGATGAGAGGAGCGTAGAGGGTGTAGAGGGTGGAGAAATCGTTACCGGTGACGATGATGGGGACACGCAATCGTAGTGGCTTTCATCATACTGTGGAGACTCGCAATCGTAGGCTTCCCATTCATCGTTCTCCTCTTGATCCCTGGATTGATGTACGGACGATCCCTCATCAGCATCACCAGGAAAATACGGGAAGAGTACAAAGAAGATGGATCTATTGCTGAGCAAGCCATCTCTTTGGTGCGAACTGTCTACGCATTCGGCAGTGAGACTAAGTTGATTGCCAAATTCTCAGCTGCACTTGAGGGCTCGATGAAGCTAGGTGTAACCGTGTAAGACAAGGATTAGCTAAAGGACTAGCCCTTGGGAGAAACAAGAATTCTTCTTGTAGACGAGTGCAATGTTTAAGATAAAAGTACGAAGAGTGCAATTTTACCTAAACAGTTTACGTTATGAGACTTGATCTTTTAGTCTAATAATTTagataataaaaatttcttataaTGCTTAAGTCTCTGACCAAAGggaaataagtaaataattggtataatttttaaaattacataaaaatacaaacaaaaccctaaaacaaaaatacaaacaaaaccctaaaacaataTTACCTAAACAGTTTACGACTTTATGGCTTTCACGACCAAAGCCAAAAAGAAACAACCAGAAACTAAACCTaacgaagaagagagaaagagatgacaGATGATGATTCAAGTTTCGATCCAAATTTTACGCCCTTGAATACAATGGATTTAGAGAGTCGGCGACTCATTGGAGTTCTTTTGGCAGCTGACGAGGCTGATGATGGTTCTGGTTCAtctgatggaaaaaaaaagaaacacagaAGATTAAGAAGGCTTATTGAGGTtgctgatgatgaagatgatagtGATGTTGAAATCACTCCTCCACCAACCCAAGATACTACTCTGCGCAAACAATCCACCTGCGGAACCGGGCAAGCCTTGAAATCAAAAAAACCAATGATACAGTCTACTCTAGACGGTGGCATTGGATCCTCTTCTAAGGCCAGTAAaaggaaaaccaaaaccaaatctatTCATTTTACCATCCGTGGGGGGAGAAAGAGTTCCAGGCTGACACAAAGCAATggtaagaaaaagaagaagattcaagagGAGCAGCTTGATTCGGAAGGTGAATTTGAAGAGGACGAgatggagaaggagatggagaacGAGAAGGAGGGTAGGCAATGGTCTGATGTATGGCCCCATTTTACTAAGATTCGAAATTCTAATGGTGAGGAGAAAGCTAAATGCAATTATTGTAAGCATGACTATGCATGGAGTTCCCACGGGCATGGAACAAGTGGTTTGAGAAGGCATCGTGATAGATGCAAACTCTTTCCAAGGAATCTCCGAACCAAAAAACTCGATGTTGAAGCCAAATTAGTAAGTGGCAAGTATGATCATGTTGTGTTTAAGCAGCTAGTAACCAAGACTATAATTCAGCATGACCTACCTTACTCTTATGTTGAGTATGAGCAAGTCCGAGAAACTTGGAAGCACTTGAATCCTGATGTCAAATTCATTTGTCGGAACATAGCTAAAGCAGAGGTCTATCGTTTTTATGAAAACGAGAGAGAGACATTGAAGAGGGAGTTGGCTAGTCTTCCTGGAAGAGTAAGCTTCACTTCTGATTTGTGGTCATCATTGAAACGGGAGGGTTATATGTGTCTGACAGCACATTACATTGACCAGAATTGGAAGCTGAACAGTAAAATACTGACTTTTTGTGCTCTCCCACCGCCTCACACAGGTATGAATGTTGCTTTAAAGCTTCTTGAATCTGTGGAAGAATGGGGACTAGAGAAAAAAATGTTCTCTCTCACATTAGACAATGCTACAAGTAATGATTCGATGCAAGATATAGTGAAAACTCAGGTGCTTTTGAGCAATGATTTGTTGTGTGGAGGTGAGTTTTTTCACGTCAGATGTGCAGCTCACATACTCAACCTCATTGTGCAAGATGGTTTGAAGGTTATTAAAGACTCTTTGCACAAAGTTAGAGAGAGTGTTAAGTATGTAACAGCGTCAGAGACGCGTGAGATGACGTTTGCAAAATGCGTGGATGCTGCTGGTATAAAGGAGAATGCTGGTTTGATAATGGATGTGCAGACAAGATGGAACTCGACATTATATATGCTTGAAAGAGCCCTTCCGTACCGTGAATCGTTTGTTAAGTTGGAGATATATGATAGGAGAAACTATAAGTTTTTGCCTATAGCTACAGAATGGAGCAGAGCTGCGAAAATATGTGTTTTCTTGGAGCCTTTTGCTAAGATTACTAGTTTGATGTCAGGTTCGAAATACCCAACATCGAACTTGTATTTCTATCAGGTATGGAAGATCCATAATTGGCTGTAGATAAATGAGGAAAGCGATGATGAGATTATCCGAGACATGGTGATACCGATGAAAGAGAAGTTCGATAAGTATTGGGAAGAAGTCAGTGATCTTTTTGCAATGACAGCTGTCTTTGATCCACGCCTGAAGCTTCCAGTTGTAGAATATTGTTTAGGGAGACTTGACATGAGTACACGTGATGCGAAAATGAAGAACTTGCGTCTTAAGCTGAAAACTTTGTTTGAATCATACGACAAAAAATCAAAGTCAACATCACCTTCTGCAGAGCCTCGTGAGATGGATCAACAAAATGTTTGTGGAGGACCGAAAGGAACATTTGAGAACTATGGTGTAAGTTTcctgtttcatttttttttaaaatttattctgAACCTGcgctaagatagatttgaaagtTTGGATATTCCatcaaattgtttttaattttttttaaacactacaGGATTTTTTTGCGTTTCGCAAAAGTAGTGTTGCTGCGAGTGGAAAGACAACTCTCCAAGCTTATTTGGATGAACCTGCGCTAGATATGGATAGCTTTGAAAGTTTGGATATTCTCAACTGGTGGAAAGATAATACTCACAGGTTTGGTGATTTGCCAGCAATGGCTTGTGATCTGCTTAGCATTCCGATCACAACAGTGGCTTCAGAATCCTCCTTTAGCATCGGTTCAAGAGTTCTGAACAAATACAGGAGTCGTCTACTTCCCAAAAATGTCCAAGCTCTGATATGTAGTAGGAATTGGCTAAAAGGATTCGAAGCTTCTGAACATGGTAAATTATTcactttgttatatattttagggtGCCATGTTCTTTAAATctaattaacttttatttttttttaatatttccaGAAGATGAAATAGTTGGTGAAGACGAGACAGTACCGTGGTCTGATGATgaaattgaagaagaagaaacttgatttttattttgatatggtgtttttattttatttatattatggaTTTCGTGGCGCTCTTTTTCCCTTGtcgggttttgtcccaatgggttttctcgATAAGGTTTTTACCGAGGCCACATTACATTACTTGGATTTTGTTTTGGTGTTCATTTACAATACTTGGATTTGATTATTTAGATTTGCCATCGTTCACTCATATTTTAAAGAAGTTTTTTCATTAAAACTCCTTAATGTAATCAAATATGGTTTGTATGCAAAATACATAGATTACTACACCATTACATAAGCTTCAGCTGATCAACTTATTCTAACAcatttatattaaaacactGAACTGAAATTACAGTAATTACTCATGTTATGTACTCGTGCTGTTTCTTGAAAACAAAGCTACAACGGTTTCAATCAGCTTTGTTTTAATGTTCTGTCTCTTATGTAAAACATTGATTCCATTTACTAATATGCATTATTTTGATGTTGGTGTTTGGTATGCAATGTTCACATGAACTGACATGCAGGTTGCAAGTCGTTTCTATGATAAAGGAGGAGAATGATATGAGCATATGAAGGACACTATCATTCTGATCTATATTAACATGTTACATTGAGTTTCTATGATAATTACACAATAACTAGGTTACTAGTATATACTTGTGTTCTTACATAGATCTCTTTCTTTCTATGTTTCTATGTTACATTGAGTTTCTATGTGCGCTTTCGATATGATTCTCAATCCTTTGGCTGAGCATCATTATGTTCAACTGATTCATAGGACATGTTGTGTTCTCATCTCTATTGGTCTCTTTTTCTTGCAGGTGCTATGCTCAGGATAGAGATCGCGGGACAGGAAAGGCGGGTCAGTACATCCCAATTGCCATCAGTAGCGCATGTGTTGATGAAGATCGGAGTCCCGCGGGCCTGTACCGCCAAGGCTTATGCAAGTCGCGGGTCGGGATTGGGCAGCTCTTCTAGGAACCGCATCCCGCGCGGGCCTGTACTGCGAAGACCCGCATTGACCGTGTACCGCGGCGGGGCGGGACAAGGCGGGTCGGTATAACCCAATTGCCATCTCTAGTTTTATGGTGTCAATTGTCAAACCacagagaaaagaaaattaatacaaAGTAATTTATATGAATCAAACTGGaataaact includes:
- the LOC125590679 gene encoding ribulose bisphosphate carboxylase/oxygenase activase, chloroplastic-like; this translates as MACSAIDPSSLYSSRIFLPLRLRVPIIVTGNDFSTLYTLYAPLILDGRMEKFYWAPTREDRIGVCKGIFRTDKIKDEDIVTLVDQFPGQSIGNKKNISTFMFVGALRARVYDDEVRKFVEGLGVEKISKRLVNSREGPPVFEQPEMTLEKLMEYGNMLVMEKENVKRVRQESPASLCNLRCR